A window of Lytechinus pictus isolate F3 Inbred chromosome 7, Lp3.0, whole genome shotgun sequence contains these coding sequences:
- the LOC129264988 gene encoding dynein axonemal assembly factor 10-like gives MDKPQIIIHATKSLNITLYDVKWIPRSARFVVLGCHPRQTGALQVFEMDQGEPKLIHEVEKKEAFKCGTFGAASLKQRDLATGDFSGNMRIWDLEKLEKPVYSVAAHNEIINCIDGVGGLGIGEGAPEIATGSRDGAVKIWDPRQKDKPVACMEPADGESKRDCWTVALGHAHNDEDRCLAAGYDNGDIKLFDLRNMSLRWETNIRNGICGLEFDRKDIDMNKLVATTLEAKYHLFDMRTQHPKSGFESLSEKAHKSTVWCARHLPQNRDVFMTCGGSGTLNLWKYEYPTSRVQEDSNGVKTGVMGSVSMLQSVGISSQPVAGFDWSPDKAGLCVCSSFDQCIRVLIVTKLATL, from the exons ATGGACAAACCACAGATCATAATTCATGCTACAAAATCCTTGAACATAACGCTATACGACGTGAAATGGATCCCCAGAAGTGCCCGGTTCGTTGTGCTTGGTTGCCACCCGAGACAGACGGGGGCTTTGCAAGTGTTCGAGATGGATCAAGGAGAACCTAAATTAATACACGAG GTGGAAAAGAAAGAAGCCTTCAAATGTGGAACATTTGGAGCTGCTAGTTTGAAGCAGAGGGATTTAGCCACGGGAGACTTCAGTGGCAATATGAGAATTTG GGACCTAGAGAAATTGGAGAAACCAGTTTATTCTGTAGCAGCACACAATGAGATCATTAACTGTATTGATGGAGTTGGAGGTCTTGGCATTGGTGAAGGAGCACCTGAGATAGCAACAGGGAGCCGAGATG GCGCTGTAAAAATTTGGGATCCAAGACAGAAAGACAAACCGGTAGCTTGTATGGAACCTGCTGATGGGGAGAGCAAGAGAGATTGTTGGACTGTGGCTCTTG GTCATGCGCATAATGATGAAGATCGATGTTTAGCAGCTGGATATGACAATGGTGATATTAAATTGTTTGATCTCAGGAACATGTCTTTAAGATGGGAAACAAATATTAGAAATGGG ATATGTGGTCTAGAGTTTGATCGTAAGGATATCGACATGAATAAACTAGTGGCTACCACCCTTGAAGCCAAGTACCATCTCTTTGATATGAGGACACAACATCCAAAGTCTGGCTTTGAGTCCCTCAGTGAAAAA gcCCATAAATCAACAGTATGGTGTGCAAGACATTTGCCTCAAAACAGAGATGTCTTTATGACTTGTGGAGGTTCTGGCACTCTAAATCTTTGGAAATA tgaaTACCCAACATCGAGAGTACAAGAAGACTCCAATGGTGTAAAGACAGGTGTAATGGGATCTGTGTCTATGCTACAGAGTGTTGGGATATCTTCACAGCCTGTAGCAGGGTTTGATTGGAGTCCAGACAAGGCTGGTCTGTGTGTTTGCTCATCGTTTGATCAGTGTATCAGGGTACTCATCGTAACCAAGCTAGCAACATTATGA